The Glandiceps talaboti chromosome 9, keGlaTala1.1, whole genome shotgun sequence genome window below encodes:
- the LOC144440473 gene encoding uncharacterized protein LOC144440473, giving the protein MTRRGHLCLALYGLVMLLLPVSTKANIRSQTAKVGDTFTTLECLFEEPSHKFTTTTIEWIKDSPRSTNGPTLMQIVNYTLTGVVAYRYESTPEGGLVINNVMESDSGTYRCLVIFTLITPINDNGYITLHDTVQLQVTDNSSVVQMFLKKRGLRRGSVDVLKMKRRRSETIVCQTRSTKEATIKWNMDHRNDVESLPSYKIGTTKSVVYYGTVITTSEIVLNPRQGKAVTQFLITLSCTATVDDTDGEQQSVASRTMMIQVSSKKDKRKSKSGKDRRRRKGRKERKRGRRYRP; this is encoded by the exons ATGACTCGCAGAGGTCACTTGTGTTTGGCTCTCTACG GTCTCGTAATGCTACTATTACCTGTAAGCACCAAAGCCAACATTCGATCACAAACTGCTAAGGTAGGAGATACATTCACAACCTTAGAATGTTTGTTTGAAGAGCCAAGCCACAAATTCACGACGACAACAATAGAATGGATCAAAGACTCGCCAAGGAGTACCAATGGGCCAACATTGATGCAAATAGTGAATTACACTTTGACAGGCGTTGTCGCCTATCGATACGAATCGACGCCTGAGGGCGGGCTTGTTATCAACAATGTCATGGAATCAGATAGTGGTACATACCGTTGTCTCGTCATCTTTACTCTCATTACACCTATAAATGACAATGGATATATCACCTTGCATGATACAGTTCAACTGCAAGTCACag ATAATTCATCTGTCGTTCAAATGTTCCTGAAGAAACGTGGTTTACGAAGAGGGTCAGTTGATGtactaaaaatgaaaagaagACGGAGTGAAACAATAGTATGTCAGACAAGATCAACTAAGGAAGCCACGATTAAATGGAATATGGATCACAGAAATGACGTGGAGTCGTTGCCAAGTTACAAAATAGGAACTACAAAATCAGTTGTGTATTATGGGACAGTTATAACAACGAGTGAGATTGTTCTTAATCCAAGGCAGGGCAAAGCAGTGACACAGTTTCTCATCACTTTGTCCTGTACTGCCACAGTTGATGACACTGACGGCGAACAACAATCTGTGGCTTCCCGTACTATGATGATCCAAGTATCCTCGAAAAAAG ATAAACGAAAATCCAAAAGCGGCAAAGATCGAAGACGGAGAAAAGGACGAAAGGAGAGAAAGAGAGGACGTCGTTATCGACCCTAA
- the LOC144440313 gene encoding uncharacterized protein LOC144440313 — protein sequence MSLKLVNCVHRFLLLTICTTLITSDTNSVVTSSNPVTPKVLRGEIGKLLSVEFLIDIPYLFHNNGYADMVLWQTTPNRERRVRLLLVESDAGEVKVQQYGGYSLAYHSNPEFRLNVNFTIAKLDLSDVGDYDFRILTGTTSAESYEIHSYFTIMVKEDIDRGESVPLVIRTPYKKKNGVGFRKQAIVNNVSEPMVRTSTSPMNSTVQTTDEQGSKDPHKRRNGLKLTRVNVLVLWTTLLCLLVAISVILIIIIGRRHRREKTRYLTKHETIHRIPVKSLPNEYTIML from the exons ATGTCCTTAAAACTAGTGAACTGCGTCCACAGATTCTTACTACTCACCATATGTACAA CTTTGATCACCTCTGACACAAACTCGGTAGTGACGTCATCGAATCCAGTAACCCCAAAAGTGCTACGAGGTGAAATTGGGAAGTTATTATCAGTCGAGTTCCTCATTGACATCCCTTATCTATTCCACAACAATGGTTATGCAGACATGGTGTTGTGGCAGACGACGCCAAACAGGGAAAGACGTGTACGTCTGCTCTTAGTTGAAAGTGATGCTggagaggtcaaagttcaacaaTATGGCGGCTATTCCTTGGCGTATCATTCCAATCCAGAGTTCCGTCTCAATGTTAACTTCACCATTGCTAAATTAGATTTGTCGGACGTTGGTGACTACGACTTCAGAATCTTAACAGGAACTACGTCAGCTGAGTCTTATGAAATCCATTCTTATTTTACAATTATGGTCAAGGAAGACATAG ACCGTGGTGAATCAGTTCCACTGGTGATAAGAACTCCATACAAAAAGAAAAACGGTGTTGGTTTTCGCAAGCAGGCGATTGTAAATAATGTGAGTGAACCCATGGTTAGGACAAGTACTTCACCGATGAACAGCACTGTCCAAACCACTGATGAACAAGGCAGCAAAG atCCCCATAAAAGAAGAAATGGTCTCAAACTAACTCGAGTAAACGTTTTAGTGTTATGGACTACGTTGTTGTGTTTACTTGTGGCGATATCTGTGATTCTGATAATAATTATAGGAAGACGACACCGTCGAGAAAAAACAAG
- the LOC144440497 gene encoding uncharacterized protein LOC144440497 codes for MDSCHTVYILLITTGLLSGVVDLLSEPTQLSQNVVEYNIIRGEPLVATFTLSVKRRLEVLRDVTVDVKLFKKSGEVSNLKHMVSTAVDSSERCLVKKYCIDAYIGENSVASTLIIENLEPKDAGGYIVRVILKRQTLLIEEGVGSFDVNVRNDANGTERCRCRCKKRKSKVGRRKKMKECQEMSGDCEIG; via the exons ATGGATTCCTGCCATACTGTCTACATTTTGCTTATCACTACCGGTTTACTATCAG GCGTGGTTGATCTTCTCTCTGAACCAACTCAACTATCTCAAAATGTGGTCGAATACAATATCATCCGTGGTGAACCGTTAGTGGCGACGTTCACTTTGTCAGTTAAGCGGCGTTTGGAGGTACTGCGAGATGTGACAGTTGACGTGAAATTATTCAAGAAGAGTGGAGAAGTGTCCAATTTGAAGCACATGGTGTCAACGGCTGTTGATTCGTCCGAGCGATGTTTAGTCAAAAAGTATTGCATCGACGCATACATCGGGGAGAACAGCGTAGCTTCTACCTTAATTATCGAGAATCTTGAACCGAAAGATGCTGGTGGCTACATCGTACGAGTCATTCTGAAACGTCAAACTCTTTTGATAGAAGAAGGCGTTGGTAGTTTCGATGTCAACGTCCGAAATG ATGCAAATGGAACTGAACGGTGTCGATGCCGATGCAAAAAACGAAAAAGCAAAGTTGGCCGCCGTAAGAAAATGAAAGAATGTCAAGAAATGAGTGGGGACTGTGAGATTGGCTAG